The DNA window tccaagtcatcaattgtaataagtgacttgaattcaataccgaagacactttcatccataacgatttcacgtaaagtaccatccttcaaatcggacatatcaaccattgttgcgagcgtcgaccggtaccgaggcacaaaagcaccgcctttttttcccgctggcttcggaggaccagtgggtggtacggtacgaacttgctgcgtcacttgttgtgactcccgagcggatgcctaaaaatcatataagttaggtaaaatataaaatcatgcagatttagattcagattaattattaacactttaaatgtacctcttttagtgatgcaacggactcctcctcctgtaaaatccctttacccttaactgtgggttttataggagcagtctaaaattaaaatgtaaaaaataattaataaacggtttagaattgacattcgaaaactaaatgattcataatcattttcaatatacctcatcactaatggtaatgagctccgagggccatgcaacaaatgatcctattgcatctcgcagcaatgtcgtctctgagaccatgtcaggtaccggtagcatcgcatcatgatctactacaacatccaccgatactttcaggtgtccatccgggagcggtctatggtgaagtaaatctcccaaagtgttgtgcacttttcccttgccaactagtcgataattcggttccgataagtatagttggcaagatgaaatgccctaaaccaatagtaaatataaagtcattatcattaataaaatagaacaatttaaaaggaaaaaaaattataattacctcgggaaatttcctttgatagttgatactagccttatcactagtttctttcaccgatgaagtgttgcacttttctctcatatacgcttctttatctctttgcaattcagagacttgtgcttgcaattccgccaacttttgcaacacttcttcatttgaaggatttcttctcctaggactcttgtaaaaagaggttggagtcacaccatgacccttacccctcacccgaccgggatactcaggagcatctagtgctctactaagtacgctcccctcaccggtggatgccgattgcgacaaggtctcctgtaattcatttacattaaaaaatcatttatatattaaaaaacatttgatttaattaaagacacagtattatacttacacattcaataaaaactctctgaacttcgggatcgacagcatgatccttgcccacacgagcttccctccacaacacatgttcaggaagtgaggtttcctcacttttagtctcctctaactatgcattgacacaaatgataaaatcgtcaaataaaacacatttagacaattaattaaaacgcatttctatttacttacaattttatcctccaagcgtgcatatcccaaacgcccttttttgtatggatatgcgggtttggatgctctcgcactattcttggcactccttttccgaaaatcttcatttctttgctttacaaactcagcccaatcttcttcaccaatgaagatctcatacttttttggccgtcccggtgcctcttcaagaaagtttccatctttatccttaagataagtgtttgtcaaaaaagctttccaccctctatatcttttgccggccaaaccaagtatgtagcgtctacgatcatctggtatctcaaaagtcctctgcaaaaaaacatactcatagtgtgttagtataagtaatttaaacaatttatcgtcaagataataacaacaattaaccatatatgatatatacctgaagctcgtcccaaattgcttttttttttttcgcatccaagtctttgcttttcagattccatttagctacggagaccggaatatgcatacgaacaagtgtaccaatataacttgtcaactttgcagaattaggaccaattgcttgtttatcagaattccattccaatcggtatactaatccttggtctctatgtcgaacgattcccttcatgatagtgatgcctcgtgcaacttcttttgcttcagtatcaggtggagcatttgtatccgtggcatctctttcttgagcatctctttcttgtgagttttcaggtggagcatctctatccggagccatttaacctgtatcaaacaaagtaaagcacattagtacactattaataagctaacaatctatacaggtaaaatggaagtcaaaccatgcatgtacaagtaaatcggaaacgaaatcggtacaaatcaaaataagcgtcaaaaaataaagttgtcggaattgaacgaaatttacatggctatggtaaaacgtccccacggactcaaaaataaagtcggttttccgaaattcagaccctaagcccgacttttgattacgggcagaagcaaaaccgataaaaaaacagtcccgaaatgtaaagataagtgcatgagcagctccggaatcatcaaaatagtatagttacatgtaaagaagtcaacaaacggatacatggttcaaaagttatgtacaaaacgagaatatgcaccaaaattgaataagtactatactattgattaaaacaatcggtacaaattgaataaaacaaattagtcggaatatgtatactattacctttatcactaacgtctctttcttttcttggtaggattgtgttctacgcgtctcttaacaacgcggacggttggattgatccaaataccctcattatgatcatttctagtacaagattcattctcattttgatcgtttcttgtacaagattcaatgccaacaccaatatcacattgatcttcaatcttttcatcaactattttgttagataaaagcattatagaccatttcgtacttgtcggatcattgacatagaacacttgtttagcttgagaggctagaatgaaaggctcatctttgtaccctaccctattgagatccacttgcaaaaatcctgacttatccattcgtatgccactattattttcaacccacttgcaaccaaatacaggaatctgaaacttcgcatAATCAAACACAAAAATACGCTCGATAACCTCAAAATATGACAattttgcaaatttcggatttaagtcattcgcacttgatatgtgcattgcttcagctaccaaggtaacaccactattttgcatagtacttttatcatcctgttctttagtataaaatgtgtatccattaatagcgtatgcgctataagaaagcacaattacagttggac is part of the Vicia villosa cultivar HV-30 ecotype Madison, WI linkage group LG2, Vvil1.0, whole genome shotgun sequence genome and encodes:
- the LOC131648095 gene encoding uncharacterized protein LOC131648095; translation: MREKCNTSSVKETSDKASINYQRKFPEGISSCQLYLSEPNYRLVGKGKVHNTLGDLLHHRPLPDGHLKVSVDVVVDHDAMLPVPDMVSETTLLRDAIGSFVAWPSELITISDEVY